One genomic region from Jilunia laotingensis encodes:
- a CDS encoding DMT family transporter produces the protein MWLLLAFLSAALLGFYDVFKKHSLKDNAVLPVLFLNTIFSSLIFLPFILLSAYTPELLSGTMFYVPVVGWEVHKYVIVKSFIVLSSWILGYFGMKHLPLTIVGPINATRPVMVLVGAMLIFGERLNLYQWVGVSLAILSFFMLSRSGKKEGIDFTHNKWIFFIVAAAVMGAISGLYDKYLMRHLNPMLVQAWYNVYQVFIMCPILALLWYPKRKSTTPFHWKWTIILISVFLCTADFVYFYALSYQDSMISIVSMVRRGSVVVSFLFGALLFREKNLKSKAIDLILVLIGMFFLYLGTK, from the coding sequence ATGTGGTTATTACTTGCCTTTCTTTCTGCCGCCTTGCTGGGATTTTATGATGTTTTTAAGAAACATTCGTTGAAGGATAATGCTGTCCTTCCTGTGTTGTTTCTGAATACCATCTTTTCCAGCTTGATTTTTTTACCGTTTATCTTGCTATCTGCGTATACACCGGAATTATTGAGCGGTACAATGTTTTATGTACCGGTTGTGGGTTGGGAGGTACATAAGTACGTTATAGTAAAATCGTTTATCGTCTTATCCTCATGGATACTAGGCTATTTTGGAATGAAACATTTACCATTGACAATTGTAGGTCCGATCAATGCCACTCGTCCTGTGATGGTTTTGGTTGGTGCGATGTTGATATTCGGTGAACGGTTGAACCTTTATCAGTGGGTCGGAGTATCATTGGCAATACTTTCGTTTTTTATGTTGAGTCGTTCAGGAAAGAAGGAAGGCATTGACTTTACCCATAATAAATGGATTTTTTTCATTGTTGCTGCGGCTGTAATGGGGGCTATCAGTGGATTGTATGACAAATATCTGATGAGGCATCTCAATCCGATGCTGGTACAAGCATGGTATAACGTATATCAGGTTTTTATAATGTGTCCGATACTTGCGTTGCTTTGGTATCCGAAACGTAAGAGTACTACGCCTTTCCATTGGAAATGGACGATCATCTTGATCTCAGTTTTTCTTTGTACAGCGGACTTTGTATACTTTTATGCATTGAGTTATCAGGATTCCATGATATCCATCGTTTCGATGGTTCGTCGAGGCAGTGTTGTGGTGTCGTTCCTGTTTGGAGCATTACTCTTCCGTGAAAAGAATTTAAAAAGTAAAGCTATTGACCTGATCCTGGTGCTGATTGGAATGTTCTTCCTATATTTGGGAACAAAATGA
- a CDS encoding phosphotransferase enzyme family protein, whose translation MKNLTDIVSHFAIQGTIQEIAPLGSGLINDTYKVTTVADSPDYVLQRINHAIFQNVEMLQNNIASVTKHIHRKLTESGETDIERKVLHFIPADNNKTYWYDGESYWRVMVFIPRAKTYETVNPEYSYYAGVAFGDFQAKLADISETLGETIPDFHNMEFRLKQLRDAVTVDASGRVKEVRYYIDEIEKRAEEMCKAERLYREGKLPKRVCHCDTKVNNMMFDEDGKVLCVIDLDTVMPSFIFSDYGDFLRTGANTGEEDDKDLSRVNFNMEIFKAFTKGYLEGAHSFLTPVEIENLPYAAALFPYMQCVRFLADYINGDTYYKIKYPEHNLVRTKAQFKLLQSVEAHTQEMKEFIEERREKS comes from the coding sequence ATGAAAAACCTGACAGACATAGTTTCACACTTTGCAATACAGGGAACTATACAAGAAATCGCCCCATTAGGTAGCGGACTTATCAACGATACTTACAAAGTAACCACAGTCGCTGACTCACCCGACTATGTGCTGCAACGCATCAATCACGCCATCTTCCAGAATGTAGAGATGCTGCAAAATAATATTGCTTCCGTAACCAAACATATCCACCGTAAACTAACGGAATCGGGAGAAACAGACATCGAACGTAAAGTCCTGCATTTCATTCCTGCCGATAACAACAAAACATATTGGTATGACGGAGAAAGCTATTGGCGTGTCATGGTGTTTATCCCCCGTGCTAAAACATATGAAACGGTTAATCCCGAATATTCATACTACGCTGGAGTAGCCTTCGGTGATTTCCAGGCAAAGTTGGCCGATATTTCTGAAACATTGGGTGAAACCATTCCTGATTTCCATAACATGGAATTCCGATTGAAACAATTACGCGATGCAGTCACCGTTGATGCATCCGGAAGAGTAAAAGAAGTCCGCTACTACATCGATGAAATTGAAAAACGTGCTGAAGAAATGTGCAAAGCGGAACGGCTGTATCGTGAAGGAAAACTACCAAAACGAGTTTGCCATTGCGATACAAAGGTAAACAACATGATGTTCGATGAAGATGGAAAAGTTCTCTGTGTAATAGATCTCGATACGGTAATGCCCAGTTTCATATTCTCCGATTATGGCGACTTTCTACGTACAGGAGCAAACACGGGAGAAGAAGATGACAAAGACCTCAGCCGTGTCAACTTCAATATGGAAATTTTCAAAGCATTTACCAAAGGCTATCTGGAAGGTGCCCATTCCTTCCTTACCCCGGTAGAGATTGAAAACTTACCATATGCTGCCGCACTCTTCCCTTATATGCAATGTGTACGCTTCCTTGCTGATTATATCAATGGAGATACGTATTATAAAATTAAATACCCCGAACACAATCTGGTACGTACCAAAGCACAGTTCAAACTGCTGCAAAGTGTTGAAGCGCACACACAGGAGATGAAGGAATTTATCGAGGAGAGAAGGGAGAAATCATAA
- the truA gene encoding tRNA pseudouridine(38-40) synthase TruA has protein sequence MQRYFIYLAYDGTNYHGWQIQPNGESVQECLMKALSTFLRREVEVVGAGRTDAGVHASLMVAHFDNEEELEPSAVTEKLNRLLPPDISVYKVCKVRSDAHARFDATARMYKYYVTTAKYPFNRQYRCRIYGSLDFDRMNEAAHTLFDYSDFTSFSKLHTDVKTNLCKIMQARWTQEDDTTWVFTIQADRFLRNMVRAIVGTLIEVGRGKLSVDGFREIIEQKDRCKAGTSVPGHALFLVNIDYPPEIFGL, from the coding sequence GTGCAAAGGTATTTTATTTATTTAGCTTATGACGGGACCAACTATCACGGTTGGCAGATACAACCCAACGGAGAAAGTGTGCAAGAATGCCTGATGAAGGCGTTGAGTACTTTCCTTAGAAGAGAGGTAGAAGTGGTGGGAGCCGGGAGAACGGATGCCGGTGTACATGCTTCATTGATGGTGGCGCACTTCGATAATGAGGAGGAATTGGAACCATCGGCTGTGACAGAAAAACTTAACCGGTTGTTACCTCCCGATATTTCAGTTTATAAGGTTTGCAAAGTACGTTCGGATGCACATGCCCGTTTTGACGCAACGGCTCGTATGTATAAGTATTATGTGACTACAGCCAAATATCCTTTCAACAGACAATATCGTTGCCGTATTTATGGTTCGCTCGATTTTGACCGGATGAATGAAGCTGCCCATACCTTATTTGACTATTCGGACTTTACAAGTTTCAGCAAGCTGCATACGGATGTGAAAACCAATCTTTGTAAAATCATGCAAGCTCGATGGACACAGGAAGATGATACCACATGGGTATTTACCATTCAAGCTGACCGCTTCTTGCGAAATATGGTGCGTGCGATAGTAGGTACATTGATTGAAGTAGGCCGTGGCAAACTCAGTGTCGATGGTTTCCGGGAAATCATTGAACAGAAAGACCGTTGTAAAGCTGGTACTTCCGTTCCCGGCCATGCTCTCTTTCTTGTCAATATCGACTACCCTCCCGAAATTTTCGGTCTTTGA
- a CDS encoding DUF3256 family protein has product MNSGGMEMMELEKSKRGWGVVFILLGLFTMVPLQAQKQAKELFVHIPDSMCPILTSVNRADCIDFIESKMKAKVENRFGRESEMTALTNDYIRMQMSSQSSWQMKLLATSDSTQVICTVSTACAPACDSSIQFYTTDWKELPLNDFLSTLPTMDDFLETSDSAFSYKYNDARMKADMLLMKADLSEKDNSLTFTFMTPEYMDQETAKELTPFIRRPIVYIWKNEKFVKE; this is encoded by the coding sequence ATGAATAGCGGAGGGATGGAAATGATGGAGTTGGAAAAGAGTAAAAGAGGATGGGGAGTAGTATTTATACTTTTGGGCTTATTTACTATGGTTCCATTACAGGCTCAGAAGCAGGCAAAAGAGCTGTTTGTTCATATACCAGATTCTATGTGTCCGATTCTTACGTCTGTAAATAGAGCAGATTGTATCGATTTTATCGAAAGCAAGATGAAAGCGAAGGTTGAAAATCGCTTTGGACGTGAGTCGGAAATGACTGCTTTGACAAATGATTATATCCGTATGCAAATGTCTTCACAAAGCTCTTGGCAGATGAAGTTATTGGCAACGAGTGATAGCACACAGGTGATATGTACCGTCTCCACGGCATGTGCACCGGCATGTGACAGCAGTATTCAGTTCTATACAACGGATTGGAAGGAACTGCCATTAAATGATTTCTTATCTACTTTGCCGACAATGGACGATTTTCTTGAAACATCGGATTCTGCTTTCTCTTATAAATATAATGATGCCCGGATGAAAGCTGATATGCTATTGATGAAAGCGGATTTATCCGAAAAGGATAATTCGCTGACATTCACTTTTATGACTCCTGAATATATGGATCAAGAAACTGCGAAAGAACTGACACCATTTATCCGTCGTCCCATTGTCTACATTTGGAAAAACGAGAAGTTCGTGAAAGAGTAA